TCGAAGGAGGGCGCCGAATATGTCCGCGCCACCGCCACCGAAGAATTGATGCCTGGCATCGGCTACAGCGAAGGCGTGCTGGAAGTCTCCAACGTCGATGTCGGCGAGGCGCTGATCGGCCGCCTGCAGATGCTCGCTGAGGATTTCGCGACCGAGGTCGAAGGCTGGCAGGTCGATCGCGTGCGCAGCATGCTCCGGACCGGCCGCTACTTCCACGGCATCCATTATCCGAAGGCGTTCCAGATCGACGGCCGGAAATACGTTCACGGCCTCGCGGATCTGGCGACACGGGCGGGTGCGCGGATCTTCGAGGACACGCCGGTCGTCAGCATCGACTTCTCAGGCATCCGCAAGCGCATCGTGACGCCGTCGGCGCGGCTGCGCGCCGGGCACATCGTGCTCGCGGGCAATGTCCATCTTGGTGCGCCGCTCAAGCGATTGTCGGACACGCTGCTCCCCGTGTGGCGCTACGCCGCGCTGACCGAGCCGCTCGGCGAGCGGCTGGCGGAGACGATCGCCTTTTCGGGCTCGGTGACCGACAGCGACGGCATCGACCATTTCCGTATCGTGGGCGGTGATCGCCTGTTATGGGCCAGTCCGGAAACCACCTGGGACGCGCGGCCGCAGCGCTTCGGCGCCGCAGTGCAACGGCGGATCGCCACGATGTTTCCGCAGCTCGGCAAGGTGCCGATTGTGGAGGTGTTCGGCGGCGCAGTCGGCGTCACCGTGCATGGCATGCCGCAGATCGGCCAGTTGCGCAGAGGCCTGTGGGTGGCGAGCGGCTTCGGCCGGCAGGGGCTCAACACCTCGGCGGCCGCCGGACAGTTGATTGCGCGCAGCATCCTCTGGGGCGACGACCGGTGGCGGCTGTTTTCGCCGTTCGAGCTGGTCTGGGCGGGCGGCGCCACCGGCCGCGTCGCCGGCCATTTTGTCAGCCTGTGGACGAGGGGGGCCTCGTCGGCTGCGGGCGTCCTGGCGCGCTACCGCGAGGGCGCGCGGGCAAGGGAGCGGTCCCGCGAGGCGCGGCTGGCCGAAGCCAATCTCAAAGCGGGAACCAGGGGGCCAATCGGTCGGCCGCCGCCGGGTGCCGTGCGTCTTGCACCACCACGGGCGCCTGCGCCGGTGCCGGACGACGAGCCGTATCCGCACGCCTCGCGAGAAAGTGAGAGGATCCCCGGCGGGCCGGTGTAACGTTGTGCGGCTGCCTTCGTATTTGATGGCGAATAATGGGCCGTCCGCATCGGAGAACATTGATGATCGATCGCCGTATCCTGCTCGCTTCCGTCGCCAGCCTGCTCAGCATCGCCTCTCTCCGCTGGCTGCGCGCCTCGCCGGCGAAGGCCGCCGAGAAGTTCGAGGTCGAGAAGACCGACGCCGAGTGGCGTGCGCAACTCACGCCGCAGCAATATGAGATCCTGCGCAATCAGGGCACCGAGCGGCCGGGATCGAGCCCGCTGCTCAACGAGCATCGCAAGGGCATCTTCGCCTGTGCCGGCTGCGACCTGCCGCTGTTTTCGTCCGACACCAAGTTTGAGAGCGGCACCGGCTGGCCGAGCTTCTATCAGCCGCTGGAGAATGCGGTCGGCACCACCTCCGACCGCACCTTTGGCATGGTGCGCACCGAAGTGCATTGCCGCCGCTGCGGCGGCCATCTCGGCCACGTCTTCGACGATGGCCCGAAGCCGACCGGATTGCGCTACTGCATGGATGGCTTTGCGCTGGTGTTTCACCCGGCCACGCCCTCAGCCACCTGAGGCGTCCTTCCCCGGCAATTGTTGCCGGCCCGGCAATTGTGCCCCGGTCCAACGATCGGGGCTTTTTTTTCAAGCGCATGATTTTGTTACATTTTGTTTCCTGGCACGAGGCTTGCGACATGCTCCGCCGATGCGGCTGATCCTTCAATGACGAGTCGCCGGAATTTGAATTTGGAGAATATGTCATGGGTATCTTCGGCGCTCTCACCACCGCGGTCGGCGGCCTGCGCGCAGGGTCGTATGCGCTCGAAAACATCTCAGGCAACATCGCCAACTCGCAGACCACGGCGTTCAAACGCATCGACACCTCCTTTCTCGATCTCGTCCCGCAGACCGCGCTGACCGCGCAGCTCGCGGGCAGCGTCACCGCGCAGTCCCGCTCCACCAACACGGTGCAGGGCGACGTGCAGTCGGCGTCGGTCGCGACCTTCATGGCGATCAACGGCAACGGCTTCTTTGCAGTGCAGAAGCCCGGCAGCTTCACTGACGGCTCGCCGGTGTTCGACGGCGTCGACCGCTACACCCGCCGCGGCGACTTCCAGCTCAACAAGGACGGCTATCTGGTCAACGGCGCCGGCTATTATCTGGAGGGCGTGCCGATCGATCCGACCACCGGCAATCCCTCGGGCTCGTCGCCGCAGGTGCTACGGTTCAAGAACGATTTCCTGCCGGCGCAGCAGACCACCAAGATCGACTACCGCGCCAACCTCGCGTCCTACCCGCTGACGACCAAGCACGACACTTCGGTTCCAGGTTCCGAACTGATCCGGCCGGGCTCGTTCAGCTCCGGATACAACCCGCTGGTGCTGGGCACGCCCGCGGCGCCCTATACCGATGCCTCGACCACGGGCACGGTCCAGAACAACAAGGCGACGCCCTCAGTGCCGAACACCGGCAATACCGCGCTGTCGGGCACCGCCGGCACTGATTCGATCAACGCCAACTTCGTTGCCGGTGACACCATCACGGTTGACGGCACGGTCATCACCT
The DNA window shown above is from Bradyrhizobium sp. ISRA464 and carries:
- a CDS encoding FAD-binding oxidoreductase → MSETSTSAADGPDGVASPFRERLAFDLDVDICVVGAGLAGLTVAREAARLGASVAVLEGRQVGWNASGHHLGTVMPGFGLPVADLIERVGLEDARELWALSKEGAEYVRATATEELMPGIGYSEGVLEVSNVDVGEALIGRLQMLAEDFATEVEGWQVDRVRSMLRTGRYFHGIHYPKAFQIDGRKYVHGLADLATRAGARIFEDTPVVSIDFSGIRKRIVTPSARLRAGHIVLAGNVHLGAPLKRLSDTLLPVWRYAALTEPLGERLAETIAFSGSVTDSDGIDHFRIVGGDRLLWASPETTWDARPQRFGAAVQRRIATMFPQLGKVPIVEVFGGAVGVTVHGMPQIGQLRRGLWVASGFGRQGLNTSAAAGQLIARSILWGDDRWRLFSPFELVWAGGATGRVAGHFVSLWTRGASSAAGVLARYREGARARERSREARLAEANLKAGTRGPIGRPPPGAVRLAPPRAPAPVPDDEPYPHASRESERIPGGPV
- the msrB gene encoding peptide-methionine (R)-S-oxide reductase MsrB; this encodes MIDRRILLASVASLLSIASLRWLRASPAKAAEKFEVEKTDAEWRAQLTPQQYEILRNQGTERPGSSPLLNEHRKGIFACAGCDLPLFSSDTKFESGTGWPSFYQPLENAVGTTSDRTFGMVRTEVHCRRCGGHLGHVFDDGPKPTGLRYCMDGFALVFHPATPSAT